Genomic DNA from Sardina pilchardus chromosome 4, fSarPil1.1, whole genome shotgun sequence:
TGAGTGCGCTACACTACGCTATACTGCCATTAGTGACCATGTGAGTGCACTACAAATACTGCCAGCCCATTAGTGACCATGTGAGTGCACTACACTACGCTATACTGCCAGCCCATTAGTGACCATGTGAGTGCACTACAAATACTGCCAGCCCATTAGTGACCATGTGAGTGCACTACACTACGCTATACTGCCAGCCCATTAGTGACCATGTGAGTGCGCTACAAATACTGCCAGCCCATTAGTGACCATGTGAGTGCACTACATTACGCTATACTGCCATTAGTGACCATGTGAGTGCACTACACTACGCTATACTGCCATTAGTGACCATGTGAGTGCACTACACTACGCTATACTGCCAGCCCATTAGTGACCATGTGAGtgcgctacactacactatactgccATTAGTGACCATGTGAGTGCACTACACTACGCTATACTGCCAGCCCATTAGAGACCATGTgagtgcactacactacactatactgccATTAGTGACCATGTGAGTGCGCTACACTACGCTATACTGCCAGCCCATTAGAGACCATGTGAGTGCACTACACTACGCTATACTGCAGCCCATTAGAGACCATGTgagtgcactacactacactatactgccATTAGTGACCATGTGAGTGCACTACACTACGCTATACTGCCATTAGTGACCATGTGAGTGCACTACACTACGCTATACTGCCAGCCCATTAGTGACCATGTgagtgcactacactacactatactgccATTAGTGACCATGTGAGTGCACTACACTACGCTATACTGCCATTAGTGACCATGTGAGtgcgctacactacactatactgccATTAGTGACCATGTGAGTGCACTACACTACGCTATACTGCCAGCCCATTAGTGACCATGTGAGTGCACTACACTACGCTATACTGCCATTAGTGACCATGTGAGTGCGCTACACTACGCTATACTGCCAGCCCATTAGTGACCATGTGAGTGCACTACACTACGCTATACTGCAGCCCATTAGTGACCATGTGAGTGCGCTACAAATACTGCCAGCCTATTACAGTAGTGTCATGCTCCAAGGGTAGTGAAGACACTACGGTAAGACAGAATGAGAAGTCGACTACGGTACGGTGTGATAGAATGAGAGGTGGACTACGGTACGGTGTGATAGAATGAGAGGGTGACTACGGTACGGTAAGACAGAATTAGAGGTGGACTACGGTACGGTAAGTCAGAATTAGAGGTGGACTACGGTACGGTAAGTCAGAATTAGAGGTGGACTACGGTACGGTGCGATAGAATTAGAGGGTGACTACGGTACGGTGTGATAGAATGAGAGGTGGACTACGGTACGGTAAGACAGAATTAGAGGTGGACTACGGTACGGTAAGTCAGAATTAGAGGTGGACTACGGTACGGTAAGACAGAATGAGAGGTTAATCatatttaatgtgtttaaagctGGCTGAGAGGTTAATCATATTTACTGTGTTTAAAGTTGGAATTAGAGGTTAATCATATTTACTGtgtttaaaggtagggtatggaattagctttttggccatttttgcaaaattacTTCtagcatgttgagaggcacctgTGTGACTGTCCTGTGCTCAGGTGTTTATCACCTGCTCAGTGATCCTCTGTGCGGCGGGCGTACCTGGCAGCAGGTGTTCCCAGGGCTGCACTAACGGCTCGGCCTCAGGCCACCAGATCAGCAAGAGGGACGTCTCCGTCCAGACCGCCAGCCACTTCATCTCCCAGGGTCCCCTGCGCCTCAAACGGGCCCTCGGCAACACGGACAGCAGAGCCAACACAGGTGATACAGCTAAAGCACATCAAATAGCTTATGCAAACCAGCTAACACGTAGCTAACACAAACCAGCTAAGACATCAAATAGCTAACACAACCCAGCTAACACATCAAATAGCTAACGCAAACCAGCTAACACATCAAATAGCTAACGCAAACCAGCTAACACATCAAATAGCTAACACAaaccagctacagtacatcaaataACATAAACCAACTAACACACGTGATACAGCTAGCACAGATTTCCGAGGTGACAGCTTGGTCACTGCATAGAGGGCACGGCTGAGGGTCTCAGTAAACAGGCCTCCTCAGGACTAACACAGCTAATCCAATTGCATTAGTGGTCAGGGCTAGGGCTCTAATCCAACTGCATTAGTGGCTCGGGCTAGCTAATCCAACTGCATTAGTGGTCATGGCTAGGGCTAGCTATTAGCTAATCCAACTGCATTAGTGGTCAGGGCCAGGGCTAGTTAATCCAACAGCATTAGTGGCTAGGGCTAGTTAATCCAACTGCATTAGCGGCTAGGGCTAGCTATTAGCTAATCCAACTGCACTAGTGGTCAGGTTTGGTGTCTTACGCATCGCTCTGCTGTTTTCCAGGAGTGGCCAACAACAGCCTGAGTCTGAACCTTGTGTTTGTTATTGGTGGTCTCCTGGCAGCCGTCGCCATGGTGTGTGGAGTCCTGATCTACAGGACCAAGAGCCCCAACATCAGATACGAGAAACTGCCCTCCACGGACATctgacatctctctctgctgagagCTGAATAGTCAATGGGtgatttcctctctttctgctgAGTTGAATAATCAATGGGTGATTTCCCCGCTTTCTGCTGTGTGCCTTGAACCTTCCTCTATGAAGTGATTGTATGATCATTGTGACAGTATATAATTAAGTGAggtgtataataataataatgataataataataatggattTTATTTGAAAGCGCCTTTCTTGAcactcaaggactccgtacagacatacacatacacattcaaaagaaataatgaaaataaaaacaatgaaatTGACAAGATGGccaataaaacaataaagatGACAGAGCGATTTATTTGGCGTCAGATGGAATGAGCCGTTTTAATAAACGGGTGTGTTTTGAGTTGTGATTTGAGGTGCGGGGAGGAGTCAGCGTTTCAGATTGATTTGCTGTTGATTGTAGCTGGAACTGAAGCACTgctatgaaaatgtgtgtgtgtgtgtgtgtgtgtgtgtgtgtaagaactcTGCTTTGTTTTGATGATTGCGTTATGGGTTTTCTCTGAGTCGTGAGAGCTGGATCAGTGTTCTATATGAGATCTATATGAGCTGATGTACATGAGTCCCAGAGCtactgtactacacacacacacattatacacacacacacacacacacacacacacacacacacacacacacacatatgagatCTATATGAGCTGATGTACATGAGTCCCAGAGCtactgtactacacacacacattatacacacacacacacacatatgagatCTATATGAGCTGATGTACATGAGTCCCAGAGCTACTgttctacacatacacattatacacacacacacacacacacacacacacacacacacatatgagatCTATATGAGCTGATGTACATGAGTCCCAGAGCTACTGTGCTGCAGATCACTGTGCACAAGGACGCCTGATCAGGAATGGATggatctactgtatatgagcacacacacacacacacacacacacacacacacacacacacacacacacacacaaggacgccTGATCAGGAATGGATggatctactgtatatgagctGCAGTTTCTGCTCTCTGATTACTCGTTGATTAATGATCTATTGTATTCACTGGGTTGATCTTTATGACTGTGAAATAAAGATACTTTAAGcaatatgactgtgtgtgtgtgtgtgtgtgtgtgtgtgtgtgtgtgagaattggTCTTCAATAATATAATATCAAACTCGTCATTACCCTAAAACCTAGATTAACACAATATTTAATTTGAACAATTTTAACATAATGGTAAAAGATAGGTTTTAACTGTGGTTCATTTGAATGATAACTTTAACAGTAAaacaacatcctcattcaggATTACGTCTCTTCCTGTaacaacatcctcattcaggATTACGTCTCTTCCTGTaacaacatcctcattcaggATTACGTCTCTTCTTTAACAGGAAaacaacatcctcattcaggATTACGTCTCTTCCTGTaacaacatcctcattcaggATCACGTCTCTTCCTGTaacaacatcctcattcaggATTACGTCTCTTCTTTAACAGTAAaacaacatcctcattcaggATTACGTCTCTTCCTGTAACAACATCCTCACTCAGGATTACGTCTCTTCCTGTAACAACATCCTCACTCAGGATCACGTCTCTTCCTGTaacaacatcctcattcaggATCACGTCTCTTCCTGTaacaacatcctcattcaggATCACGTCTCTTCCTGTAGGACAGAACTGGGCCGGCACACAGGGGAtagaattaaaataaataaatttaaaaaataaacataataaaaaaataacataattaaaaaaaaaaaatagcatttCATTAGAAAATCAGGATCAAtcgaggtcacacacacacacacacacatacacacacacacacacacacacacacacccatgtgtgAGGGAACAGAGGTTTTAATGGCAGTGGTGGCACTACATTAACATTTCTCTACATGTGATTTAGCATCATCGTCATGTACATGATTTGGTTGTGTgagtctacgtgtgtgtgtgtttgtgtgtgtgtgtgtgtatgtgtgtgttcagtcctgATACAGcagctcagggtgtgtgtgttcagtcctgATACCGCAGctcagtgaggtgtgtgtgtgtgtgtgtgtgtgtgtgttcagtcctgATACAGCAGCtcggtgaggtgtgtgtgtgtgtgtgtgtgttcagtcctgATACAGCAgctgggtgaggtgtgtgtgtgtgtgtgtgtgtgtgtgtgtgtgtgtgtgtgtgtgtgtgtgtgtgtgtgtgtgtgtgtgtgtgtgtgtgtgtgtgtgtgtgtgtgtgtgtgtgtgtgtgtgtgtgtgttcagtcctgATACAGCAgctgggtgaggtgtgtgtgtgtgtgtgtgtgtgtgtgtgtgttcagtcctgGTACAGCAgctgggtgaggtgtgtgtgtgtgtgtgtgtgtgtgtgttcagtcctgATACAGCAgctgggtgaggtgtgtgtgtgtgtgtgtgtgtgttcagtcctgATACAGCAgctgggtgaggtgtgtgtgtgtgtgtgtgtgtgtgtgtgtgtgtgtgttcagtcctgGTACAGCAGCTGGATGAGGTTCTCCGTCTGGTTCTGGAAGGTTCTACGGCAGGAGGGGCTGCAGGCGTAGAACACCAGCGGTACCATGGCAACACCAAAGAGCTCGGAACACGGCCGAATCAGACGCAGGCCCTCACCGAACATGGGCCCCcgacaacactcacacacacacaccctgcagagacacacacacacagagaggggtttacacacacactcacactcactcacacacacacacacacactcacacacacacacacacacacacacacacacacacacacacacacacacacacacacacacacacacacactctgtagagagagagaggggggtttacacacacactagggctttgacttttggccaaaaatcatattcgaagttcgtttgtttattaatatcaaacttcgaatgtattcgaatatttgttaataatattttgaccatttttacgctattgaaaaacacgcagcattcattaagctgaatttcctttccgtgctctccctccgtctctctgtcactcatgcgtctgtgtctctctctcacacatgcattcacacacacacacacacacacacacgtacacagcccctccactccgtgcacaccgcgtctgtctccatgaaaacaagatccctggaagcttgattgcaccgacataacgctgctcaggtggaggcactatgcataggactttaccaaacagtatttaagtagcctaaactcattctccatggcccgctttctctcgtcctccctcgacacccgtccctcgacatgcatccAAACATtaacaatcgtgaaagcaatgacgcatagaagacaacaagctaaattatccggttagcatgattagcatgctgcacagataagttgactgaccatctcaataccaatgtcttccaTCTCCAAGACTTAAcagggcctgtcccaatgaggaagttactaTTGGCTTACCTtgaaacgtacacacacgtggggaaactgaataggctagtcaaaccacTCGCTAACATCACCGACAGGAGCCCAGATGACCAGTAatagccttgctaatgagctcatgattcacgactttaccagatgtgagaaTTCCGCTCAATCTGAAAAcaacgtttgcatgcaaacacatgtagcctacaaaaaaataatgctcataacaggttcgaatattaagagctgcctaaaattcgttcgaatatcatatatttttcaaaaattcgaattatattcgaataacgaagttcggagtcaaagccctaacacacacacacacacacacacacacacatacctgctgAGAAGCTGCTGTGCCTGTGTAGgtagtgtgtgttggttgaggtgtgtgagtgtgagagcgcgtgcagcagtgtgttccagtctctgtgggctgtgtgtgtgtgtgtgtgtgttccagagtgCGGGGTGTGTGTAGTTAAGGGCCAGTCGCAGCTGATGCAGCGACAGACGACACACACCCGCCGGTAGACCCAGCAGCTGGTTCCCCTCCACATTCAGAGAGCGCAgggacctgcacacacacattacacacacacacacattacacacacacacattacacacacacacacacacacattacatacacacacacacacacacacacacattatacactgtTGCGAGACCATACAAATTATAAGATGGTTCCACAACATAACAAAGGCCAAAGAGAATGGACGGTTTAAggatacagtgccctccaaaagtattagaacgcatgcttaaagttaaatataaaatcatcttttggaaatttatcttaatgccttaaatgaaacaattagtaactattcaacctttaaggacattaattttctttgtgaatgaataatgtattgtaaataaataaaagttttccttaaaatacagggggtcataagtattggaacgcccatgttaaattcccataggggatttttatttttatttttaaaggccagttatttctagcctggatgccagaccgaagtttagccccgcctacattctttttctgcagggaacttcggtctggcactgctccgttcagctgctactattcgaggtacagagctgttcggaccaatcacattgtcagggcgggctttacgtgatgattgacagatgaacagcagtgaggttcacggctgcatgcgtcctcgttcgacgagttgggtgtgagaccgtgttgactttgattgcaacagaagcGCTATGGctatgcataatttgttcatgcagtttggcctttcgtttatcttagctattgaaacggaggttttatcacggattcacacaactatttctgaacacttagaccaacgtggatatgtggggatacttcagtttcactttcaccagcttaaaacagcatgtttgggtgatgttgttcccgtttgtttaaaaatgtctgtttgctcgttgggttaacaacacacttccccagctgttcattgcatacagtttgaaggaattatttttaaaaacgagggaggatgttttccatatagcctaccctgctacatatttcgttgtcttagatttcgcagatactgacagccaataacttgttctgtttggtttgggctatccaatgagtgcagagctatcccccccgccctgtatcagttgaatcacgccccataatcgcagctgaatggagcagtttcagactcatattctgacaagaattgagtatgacgtcgtcaggctaagttatttcatggatccaggaaactatgcaccctgataaagtccccttggcctttggaaaaCCCAGTGTCCTATAGGCAGATCCACCcagtgtcctataggctaaGGAGCAGATCTACCCAGTGTCCTATAGGCAGATCCACCcagtgtcctataggctaaGGAGCAGATCCACCCAGTGTCCTATGGGCCAAGGTGAGAGATTTCATGCCATTTAACTctgaccactagagggagccAGGGGAGAGTAGCTAGAGGAGGAGTGACATGGGTCCTTACACAAGAAGCTGAATCTGGAGATGTTGATGTAAAGGACAAACCAGCATGATTTAGCAagtgaggcaacatgctcagagaagttCAGACGTAAGGCTGGGCGATATACCGATATGTacgatattattattatcatcgcttctaacttcatctctgtttggctcctaatgaatgaactgggctagctaagtgctatcaaagtagcgccgcgcgccagagtcattgagtgcacgcattgaaacgcgagaggtatgaatcaactcgtcttagttaagagaatacagttttttacaatcactttgctactattttcagaaccttgatgtcatttttcacaactctagacacaaaattcacaaccaatgatcaaaatgcaaaTTCTTTCAAAACTcgaacccttttctcaattgcttgataatttgttcattcaacaataATCACcggttcaatatgatacaacttaataTCAAAGTACTacatttcaaaaggcaatttatacatttcatttcaaatgagtgtctattcatttccttacaatgatctaactatcaattgatacaactgctcaaaatgataagtaactgttgcattactcttaatGCATAGTTGTATGGAAACAGACAAAGAATCTttcatgtttactgcaaatcatgaaagtttcaagatactgtaacaagattcactgtcaccaattagcgtggagcatgaaccaattagactacaatatccatggatgtagcctaatattttacaaTGCTTCATCAgatcaggctgtcttttcttttttatttcatagctaattatttttgcTTTCATTCAAATCAACCTATGTTgagattgtactgtagtgttttgcatcaatatagtacaaactttgttcaatgattccactgtgtgtagttttctctctactactgcagtacttttacagagatgtatttactgtactgtacatgtacagtagtaccataatgaaacctgtatcacctttACACcatacaatatctaatgattgtacgaacaatgacaatgaaactatgggttgcttgtgtgcgggtgatctatagttatgtttcagtggtttttcacagtaaatttgttttttgaaccaagatttctttgaagatgtgaatgcacaattcaatgttttgaacattagacagcctgtgttacaagcgataaccgttttgagttttgtgtctagagttttgaaaaatgacatcaaggttctgaaaatagaagcaaatgattgtaaaaaactATAATA
This window encodes:
- the LOC134077958 gene encoding leucine-rich repeat-containing protein 63 — protein: MRNNPLQHLPPEIHTMSSLHTLVLSFCRLLQLPNQLYSLPCLQHLDVSYNLLTSLSSSIRNLRSLRSLNVEGNQLLGLPAGVCRLSLHQLRLALNYTHPALWNTHTHTHSPQRLEHTAARALTLTHLNQHTLPTQAQQLLSRVCVCECCRGPMFGEGLRLIRPCSELFGVAMVPLVFYACSPSCRRTFQNQTENLIQLLYQD